In Diorhabda sublineata isolate icDioSubl1.1 chromosome 2, icDioSubl1.1, whole genome shotgun sequence, the sequence CTCATATCACCGTCAATTTTTGtgtgacagaaaaaaaaaccaaaaatttcttatcagAAAATTACCGACATTCtctatcatcatttttttatacgtaTTATTCatcgtttttgaaatattatgagAAGAAGGCGGTTTcttaaaaattcgaaatttttttttcttaaaatttggatttttttgaaaaatatatatcttaaaGCAGCTAAACTGTTAGAATCCATCAAACTTTCTACATTAAAGTTAATTCTGGACGAAATACGAATAATGTTAATTTTGGTGGAAATGGCACTTATGAAACccattgatttaaaagaaaaaaaccatTAGATGTTCCTCTTACTTGCATTACAGCTCACTCATTTTACGTGCAAAAGACCATGCTCTGGTAACTTTAATGAGCGTGAAAGTTCACTACATATTCTTATTTCCTAAACTCATCAGAGGGCGCAACACAGCTCCGCGATTGCGCATGGTATACAATTATTTATCGATCTATCAGCTGAAAGGTACAGCAACAAGTTTATTATTTCGTTATTACTATTGTGGTTATTGTTGGTGTTTAGTAAATTGGATAGTTTGATTTGTGCGTTTATAGTTTTGTGTTATTCTCTCATTATTCGGATTCCgccatttttttgtgattttaagCTTATTGATTAAGAACTTTTTCAACATGGTTTTTAACTGTTGCGTTAATGGCTGTAACAATTATAACAAGGATGCCCAAAtgcatatttttccaaaatatcaaatagtaagtaaaaaaatatgccATTAACTTTATCCTAACGTGCATGTCATACATTCTTGCCCATGCCAGGGTTtatattttggagaaattttatGTGGCCTAAGTTAACAATAACAATGGTTAACAAAAACGGCATAACATCTGGCATGCCTATTTTTGCTTATATTTAAAAGTGTGAAAAATTAAGTCAATATAATGTTATATAGGTATATAAAGAGTCCGAAAGTCGTACCGTATTTGTACTATTCACTTTAGTGCAGAAGCCCGCTATGTTGGAATCAGAAATAAATCGACCTTAAAACAGGATGCAATTCCTTCTCTATTTCTTAACGCTTCTAACAGGAAAGAAGGTGAGTTTAATCAATTTCCAaatctattaattataattttttttcttttctctttctcATGGATATCAGTGAAGCAGTAAtactaataataactataagtATTTACgataaatgaaagaaatatgTCTTTTTACAGTTTCTTCTGCCAAAATGGTTAAACTACGCTCAAAGCATAGTTTATCAGAGCAAATAGGTTCACCTGAAGTAGAAACAGTTAACATCTCCATACcatcaacttcaaaattgatttgTGAAGAAATTTTACCAGTTTCTTCATCTAAACTTATTATACCAGAACAAAATATGCAATCCCAGGTCATGATGTGTACTCcaacaaaaatttcaagtaagtttttttgtaaaataaatgataaaagatATATAGATtaaacaaaaaccatttttaatttttaggaaatttgatttttaataaataatgctTCATAAAATACCTTACTTTTGGCATaatcagattttaaaaatggttagtttttttatgtttcagtATGTAATTTTTAGTCCATTATATACTGTGTTTGTAATATGtgagtttaatatttttttattttcaggtttAAACAAAGCCACAAGATTGCTTTCTAGCATCGGTGTAAGAAAAGCTTCGGAACTAACACCAAAAGCAAAAAAGCTCTATAGGGTAGCTTCCAGtcttcgaaaaatttcaaagaaattaaacTTTGGTCATACATCCCTTAAAAAAAGGATAAGGGTACTGGAAAAAGTGTCTTATACTGCTGAAGTTTTAAAAACCAAAGTAAATAAAACTACTTATGATTTTATTATGTCCCAAGTGAGGTGCCAAGGAGTAAAACCTAAGGGAAGGAGGTATTcccttgatgaaaaaatattttttttgtcacttCTTAAGCAAAGTCCTAAGGGGTACaaactaataagaaaaatatttgctgCACCATCAAGAAAAACACTCACAAACCTGCTGGGAAAAATTCCTTTTAACATGGGAATAAATCCAGCTATCATGGACTCACTCGCAGTTCAGAAAAAAACATGTCAGAAATGGATAAATATTGCAGCGTTATGTTTGATGAAATGGCCCTAGATCCTACTCTccaatataacaaaaaaaaagatattgatGGCTTTCAAGACAATGGTGGTGAAGAAGGAAGAAAACCAGTTATAGCTGACAAAGTCATGGTTTTTATGGCACGGGGAGTATGCAAGAAGTGGAAACAACCATtagcatattttttcaatgaagcTGGAATGAAAACGGACATGcttgtaaaaacaataaaagaggTGGTCCAATCATGTCAAGATGCTGGTTTACATgtgaaatcaattatttgtatCAGGGAACTGCTAATGCTGCAGCCATAAACAAGTTGTATGACCAGACAAAAGAgtattttctacgaaaagggGATGATAACAGGTTGTTTGGTGTCCTCATTGGAGGTAAAGAGGTCGTCCCTCTCTATGATCCTCCACACCTACTTAAAggtataagaaataatttatttaagtaTTCTCTTCGTTTCAAGTGGAGAAAAAATTCTAATGAAACTGCAAAATGGGAACACCtcaacaaattatttgaaattgagaACTCTGAGGATGATGACTATAAGCTCTGCAAAAAAATAACAGCGCATCACatagaaaataccaaaaaaatgaaagtgtCTGTTGGCAGCACAAGTTTTCAGCAACAATGTGGCAGCTGTAATGAAGAGAATGGCTATGGGCAATACTACAAATAATTCAGAGGGAATGCCAAGAGAGGCAGAAGAAACTGCCGAATTTTTACTCTTCATGAATAAGGTGTTTGATAGTGTCAATGGGACGTGCATTAAAATGAAACACCCACGAGATTTAAAATGTGCTGTTTCATCAAAATCAGTACATAAAAAGTTTTGGATGGAAGCTATTAAAGTTTTCCAAACAGTGGAGTTCTTTTATACGAAGAGAGCCAGAATTGTTCCTCcttctataaaaaattggatCCAAAATTCCAAAAAGATGGTGTCGCCTTTTTATGTACAAAACACATGAATCAGGATcctttagaaaatttttttggctCCATTAGAAGTCATGGTGTTAGGAATATAAATCCCAACGCTGCTTCCtttgtaaattcatttaaatctgtaattgtgaataattttttatcgaatcaTTCTTATTCGTCCAATtgtgaaaatgataatttggaAGGCTTGGATAACCTAAAACATATGTTAACTTCCTCAGTTTCAATGCCAATACCTTTTTTCAGCCTTCCAAATATTGAATTCCCCGAATATAAATCAGACTCAAGTAGTCTTTTAAAAAAAGGGAAGCTGACATATGTTGCAGGATTTGTGGCAAAAAAGCTcttaaaatcgataaaaatgtGCCCGCGGTGCCGACAGGATTTGGTAGGAGGTGACGGAAAAGAACCagataattttgttatagatGCTAGAGCATATTCTGCAAATGCTTTGCTGGCACCTTCtaccaatttcaataaaattttcaataaatgtatatttttattaagtaatattTTGCCTCAATTATGTCACTTGGCAAACATTACCTCAGTgttgagatcattattgaaaaatgaatttacagAGGATGTTTTTCGTTGTGAAGATCATGATACGTTCAAATCGTTTCTTTATTATGtttccaaatttcatttatttgtatggttgaaaaacattaataagATTGTGAAAGGGaaacaaaaagttgaaaaatcatcagataagatgaaaatatatgctgcacaaaaatttgaaaagcaattgaaatattcaaaaaaaatgaaaaatttcaaatgtttgaatataatttaagtaCCTATCTAGTTATATACTTagtgttaataaaaatatattgtagggaaagtattttatttttgcttttcgTAATCCAAATAACCTGAACATTGATTtgaactgaaaattttaaacattccGCCAAATCTTTAGTCGTTGCTGTTTCCTAAACCCGCAAGGTGGCGCTAGTCGCaatgttcaaatataatgtGAACAGTTTCCTATCTATCCCACTATCCTTTATCTATGATTTAGatcatgatcgggttaacccgatcatagttgCCGAAAAGTCCTTTGTAATCCTTGGTGTCTATGTACAATGTTAGcagaacatttaaaaaaatatattttaaataaaaccatatatataatacttctactgtattacatatatgaataaaacagTTCAATCAAATTAGAACTGTAAAtgtgtttcattaaaaaaaagttatttcatgaaaatattctttttatagaTCTGTGGATATGTTCCGATCAATCTAGAATTTCGAGATCTCTCATTTCTGACATATAAAACGTATCTGAGATGCTGTCATGTCAACCGGTAGGAATAATTTCAACCATTGATAACCTTTGTTTTCCATCTTCAAATACTgacatatttaaaaagaaaaatttccagtagaaaaatatattctttatcAAATTAGAACTGGCTTCTCCAGAGAGTAATTACAGCAGAATGGATGTCGACCCTTTGCCAGGAATGTCAGGAGGTATTTACAAATGAGTATCGTTATTAAGAAATAACCGCCATTACTCCAATAATTTCCAGATTCACATTGttgtaaaaattgatatataaaaattgggtTTTACTTGATGAAAAGTGTTTTCATTGTACCGCTCAAATACTCTTTTGTACTAGCCTAAAACactattgtttaaaatttacacatatGTTCACATCAAGCCATTTATggtgttaaaaaataattacaatgtcATGATTATAATACAATTAGTATCACTTTTTCTCAAAATACTTTTAGGTTTGACTACCTCCTTAGTGTTACAAACTTTACCAAAAATAGATGAAGATAAtgttttatcttcaaaaacccCAAAAGAAAAACTTCTAGAAACACTAGATCTACTAGAGACTCATGtggaaaaactaagaaaaaatgcAAGTCAACTTGAAGAAGACAAGGATGCTTTATTATCAACTTTAGATTCTGTTATGAATGCAGATATGATGTATAATCTTGAAGAAAGTAagtttttatctaaaaaaattgttaatttataaGGAGTTATCCATATTATATATAAGTTCAAACCagcataaatatatttgttaatgaAACCTATAGGTGAAAGCGAAATATCTAGAAACTGTGATTGCTTAACACTTTCGTTGCtagaaaatacacaaataattaatttttttcatttcaatacaatattcAACTCGCACTAAGGTTCTCTACAAAGTAATATATCaaagttcaaatattttgagGACCAAATTGATTTTGTATTCCATTCTGTTGTTATTGTTAATGTCATTCTTGATATTATTGTCCTTCCCAATACAAAATGGTGTTTGGGTTatggactcaaaataaaactgtctaaGAGTTTTGCTTTAAATTTCCAATGCTCTGATcctttatttgatctttatcaaggctgTGTCATATGTATTGTcgacaaatttgaaaaacccaCAACCCCTTCATACCAGGAAggacaataatattgaaaatgacatcttcacctgaGTTTTTTAAATCTATCAACAATACATATGCCACaaagccttgataaagatcaaataaaggATTAAAACGTTGGTAACTTATCTAATCTCTTACAGACAGTTTTATTTCGAGACATTGACCCAATTtcgttattgttaattttttatatgtatgtatttatatattgtgGTATCATATACACCTcgatccaaaggatctattgtatcCCCCTTTCTTGCAGTTATACTGGGTTTACAGCTGATttgttaatcccactccttttagaaagttcagaatgtgggatggctgtagCTACCAGAGATCTTTCTTTATTTCATatgctcaattcttcttatctctgtggtaatcctatcttttaatttctgaatattggcaggtattgttttataaatgatgttttttaagtgaccccACAAAAAACGCCTCATCTCACACACATAGCGAGGTagggcaccatcttgttgtagccaaatattgttgtttggcatattgttattgtctgaaaatttctaataatgaaatttttcttaaagtaattgaaaatacttggaTCTGaaaatatccgagccaactcaagtataatactattttccaataaatctataTATGCCAGACCATTTAACCCATTAAGTACCAAGAGACCCATTCATTTTGTTGAAtctaaatttgaatttgtaaattctgtgttttcaaacaaaaatagtaAGAACAGTGTACTAAAATCAGCCTGAGTTACTAAACTCTtagttgttatttatttttgaggttatgttcgaACATATTTCTGATTTTAACATGATAGGGTGAAAATTTGTTATGTTCCCGTTGTTCTGAATCTGATGTGTCATCAATACGTCTCTTCATATacttatatgattttttttattgatccCCATTTGGGGATCTTGATATATTCTTCTCTTCTTAGTTGAACATGTTTCTCACAGGAATGGCCTATCGAGAATGTCTGTCTGTAAGAGACCTTGAACAGATATTAAATGATCCTAACTTTTAGGATAATGATGacatcaataaaattgatattgttgAAATACCACCAGAAGTTGTAGATGAAGTCACAGATTGTGAGGATTTTGACGAATATCTATTAGAAGTTTAATCCCCCACAGAAGTTCCTGGGACACTGGAAGTTCACAGTATTAATGCAGAAGATACTGTAGATAATGGTCTGAGTACTTCAGCTTACCAGCCAACTAGGAAAACAACGTTACTTCGGGTAAAAAAATCTCGTGATTTTGAAATACATAATGTCCATTTAGAACATGATTCTGGTGTGAAATCGAATACATCCACTcctcatcaaaataaaaaaaggagtCAACAATCACTTAGGAACACAAAAAAGAATAGAGAAAAGGTTTTTTTCTAAGTGGGAAAAAATAGAACCATAAGTTTCTCTAGAACAGAAACGTACGAGCACAGGATAGAGTGAAAAACACAACgatataaaaatggaattgaagGGAAAAAGTCCTCatgaagttttttaattttggagTACATCATCAGTGAAAGCTCAAAGTTTGCTGCTCAAAATAACaaccataaattttttttactaccaactgtttgaaaaaattcttttattaccACAGGAAAAAATGTACTTGGCCACTTCCGCTATCTCCGAAAGTAAACGTTTCCGCATAAAATgaatatgataaatcgatttctcgtatcATTAATAatctatgtatagagtttcatgatgatcgttgtggggtggcttatcatactcTTATCGAaatgtgttttaaaaataatgtagtaAAAAACACGATAAACTGATATGCTGAAGTGTTAGCTCAGATTTGACACGCCTCGCGCATGACGTCACGCTGgaatcaaaatgttttcttgGTCATTAAGATTAGGTTGGTGTTGTACGTATTTACAGGGTTTTTGTGTGttgtgttattttttttgtgtttagcgACTATTATAGAGTTGATTtaactgttattattttattttaaaatattgtacatGCAAAAACAATAAACGAAATACCAAATTATTCtggttttcaaaaataaagactTGGCGGAGCAGTGGTTAAGACCCTGTGATCGAGaggatataattaatttaaaatatgcaGGCATTAAAGTTCAAAATGGTGTTAAacctccgaattctttaatgcagctccgattttccttaaaatttataattgagcTCATCTTACCCTCCATATCTCAAGATCTACATGGTCGCAAGGtatgcaaattgtttttaaggaGGGAAAACCAACCCTTATCtaaaaataccaatattatagttgaaaataatataagaaaaaatcttttaatcatttaaaaaattgcaatttcatttttaatgtgaaaaattcatagtattttaataaaatttaattggttattaattattattattcaacccttaaaaactacccctttgcagagaatgaaataaaaataaatctaatgactgccaacttttagattttgcattctttttggtattaaagttTCTTGTCTTTActtgaactaatttttaattgtctataccgtgtcaacccttaagaaccacccctttgataaaaaataaaaaaatttttaataactgttattgttttaatttttaattctttcgCTATTCAAGTGTATTTTCCAAACATgaagtgatttttcattctctATACCCTGACACCCTTTAAGAATCACCCGTTTGCCAAAAATACAATAAACATTCAAtgttattatacatttttcatgaattaaaattcattttttactgtaaaaaaaaataatatttttattaataaaaatattagtagtTTCCAGAGCAAATTCCGCATGCAGCATTACAGTATAAGCCAAGCTTCCTGCAGCCACATGAAGCTCCACAACCCGTTTTGcaattacaaaaaatcattttcagcAATTCTTAAGCAGGcaagtttttcattttgatggGCTGAAGTGAATCGTCTTTTTTGAACCATCCCCAAACTAAGATGTTAATTTGTTTATTCCCTAGATATATCTGGCTAGCTTCACAGCAATATTTTTGTGTTAGCTTTTATGAACAATTAGTGTCTCATCTGTTGTAGCAATGCTGAATAATTTTGAACCTTCTTCATTTTGTTGATATGCGTGTCTTTTGCGAGGctatattataaaattgtacaaaaccTGCCTGATTCCAGAAGATCATCGAGACCTGCATTGCAGTCATAAAATATTTGAGCTTTTTCTCTCAAATTGGGTCTAATATTTAGAAGgtcgatgaatttttttcccATTATCAAAAAAGGCCGAAGTTCCATCACACGTGGTAAATGCATGAGCAAAAAGTAGAAGCTCAGCGCAATTTACCCCAAAACTTTCTGATGAATAAATTACTGGAGCGATATTCGATTTGATTAACTTTAGAAAGTAAATTTAATCGGCTCTTGCAGGTGAAGGAAAAATAAccagaatataaatattttcagcgACAATAACTGTTTTTAAATTTGACTGGTTATGAAGGGACACTCCAAATATTGTCTCGTCAGCTTTCCTTGCGTCTGGTAGCACTGTATACatcgatatttcaaattttccctAAGAAAAGTAGTAAAACGacttttgttgttattattagataaaaatgCATCTTGACCATCTGGTACTTCCATGTTTTTGGTGAATATATACTCCTTGGAAgtagtttttaaagaaatgCTGTTCCTTTCTGCGGACTTCACatcctacaaaaaaccattttaaaagtaattttcagGGCTACAAGCTGTTAGAAGGGTTTGATACCctccacattttattaataaatagtcAAAGGGCTGTGGATAAGCAATCTTCGCACTATAGTGACtgattaatttggttataactgtcaatttttatgctacaaaaaaaataaaaaaagcaaaataaccGTCATTTGACTGTTTActtgtttttgtatctcttatagatatggagaaaaaatgagcaaaattttttttttcaaaaatcaaaaaaaaatattacttaatgctatttttttttaaaaattatgcatttctaatcAGCAAAACTTTCATATATCGtaaataacatccaaataaagtatttgatacaaggaataagtttaattttgattttcaatgaagtggcattagttcaatttttttagctttaactattttacatcatatctcaccgaaatttcagtcgaaacaATTTATATCAGTGGTCATTTGAAAGGTTTTTTTAAGCtcttttaaaagtattttatgattttttgttgaaatatgtaccgtttttccgttatttgaggttaaatgctcaattacgtaaaacaaaagtatctataacttgTTTTAGAGGTAGACCATCAAGATCTAAAAATATAGctaaatttctttgtttttttatgagcttcattttttccattacacttttttcgataaaatgcatcattacagagttatacgaaaaaaaactgatgaaaaatactattttttgacgaaaaatcgtactttCGAATTGCAAAtacatcaaaaattattgatttggcaaaaaaactttatgtgacatttttctctttaaattggctgatctttcgatttctggggttattttggaagaaaaattttcCGCCATCGAAAAGGGGTGTTGCACACTTCGGCACCATGTTGATCTCGCTTTTTGGATACACACGtatcatctgtcaaaatttcaaataaatcggtgctgcattaaagaattcggagggGAAATGCTTGAATACCTGGCCTATAAATGAATGTcgtaaatcacaaaataatcCACATAATACctttttttgcaataattatttttattttatgttgttgattcacttgtagaattattaacaaaaacggtttcaatctatagtttatttcagaaaggtatggagcaataaaaattcattaggtatgcaaatcactcagtgacccaacgaatatttaagctaCTTTTATagttttgcattgtaaaattctttctttttatcaagtgcaggtagtaccacctgggttggggtcaatatatgggtttagccgaTTGTTATCCATTcgaaaacactgaaaatattgtGCCAAAGgagtgccggtaggatactcgtaaaaaggaaagagtgttattttaacagaataaaaattaggcattatgtagatagtattaggtacacttattttttattgaacattatacaaaaaataccttatacagaaattaaatt encodes:
- the LOC130453027 gene encoding uncharacterized protein LOC130453027 isoform X2 translates to MDVDPLPGMSGGLTTSLVLQTLPKIDEDNVLSSKTPKEKLLETLDLLETHVEKLRKNASQLEEDKDALLSTLDSVMNADMMYNLEENDKDDIIRYAERVMNRCLTVEVKVLTQRDKMQEEALFQVNHLIDGLVIALKTDAESARTKCESYMNACSSNMVQNRNQRI
- the LOC130453026 gene encoding uncharacterized protein LOC130453026 is translated as MVKLRSKHSLSEQIGSPEVETVNISIPSTSKLICEEILPVSSSKLIIPEQNMQSQVMMCTPTKISSLNKATRLLSSIGVRKASELTPKAKKLYRVASSLRKISKKLNFGHTSLKKRIRVLEKVSYTAEVLKTKVNKTTYDFIMSQVRCQGVKPKGRRYSLDEKIFFLSLLKQSPKGYKLIRKIFAAPSRKTLTNLLGKIPFNMGINPAIMDSLAVQKKTCQKWINIAALCLMKWP